One window from the genome of Trabulsiella odontotermitis encodes:
- a CDS encoding IS110-like element IS4321 family transposase produces the protein MENIALIGIDLGKNSFHIHCQDRRGKAVYRKKFTRPKLIEFLATCPATTIAMEACGGSHFMARKLEELGHSPKLISPQFVRPFVKSNKNDFVDAEAICEAASRPSMRFVQPRTESQQAMRALHRVRESLVQDKVKTTNQMHAFLLEFGISVPRGAAVISRLSTILEDNSLPLYLSQLLLKLQQHYHYLVEQIKDLESQLKRKLDEDEVGQRLLSIPCVGTLTASTISTEIGDGKQYASSRDFAAATGLVPRQYSTGGRTTLLGISKRGNKKIRTLLVQCARVFIQKLEHQSGKLADWVRDLLCRKSNFVVTCALANKLARIAWALTARQQTYVA, from the coding sequence ATGGAAAACATTGCGCTCATTGGTATCGATCTGGGTAAAAACTCTTTCCATATTCATTGCCAGGATCGTCGCGGGAAGGCTGTTTACCGTAAAAAATTTACCCGGCCAAAGTTGATCGAATTTTTGGCGACATGCCCCGCTACAACCATCGCAATGGAAGCCTGTGGCGGTTCTCACTTTATGGCACGCAAGTTGGAAGAGTTGGGGCATTCCCCAAAGCTGATATCACCACAATTTGTCCGCCCGTTCGTTAAAAGCAATAAAAACGACTTTGTCGACGCCGAAGCTATTTGTGAAGCTGCATCGCGTCCGTCTATGCGTTTTGTGCAGCCCAGAACGGAATCTCAGCAGGCAATGCGGGCTCTGCATCGTGTCCGTGAATCCCTGGTTCAGGATAAGGTAAAAACAACCAATCAAATGCATGCTTTTCTGCTGGAATTTGGCATTAGCGTTCCCCGAGGAGCTGCCGTTATTAGCCGACTGAGTACCATTCTTGAGGATAATAGTTTGCCTCTTTACCTCAGCCAGTTATTGCTGAAATTACAACAGCATTATCACTATCTTGTTGAGCAGATTAAAGATTTGGAATCCCAGTTGAAACGAAAGTTGGACGAAGATGAGGTTGGACAGCGCTTGCTGAGCATTCCCTGCGTCGGAACACTGACAGCGAGTACTATTTCAACTGAGATTGGCGACGGGAAGCAGTACGCCAGCAGCCGTGACTTTGCGGCGGCAACAGGGCTTGTACCTCGGCAGTACAGCACGGGAGGTAGGACGACATTGCTGGGAATTAGTAAGCGAGGTAATAAAAAGATCCGAACTTTGTTGGTTCAATGTGCCAGGGTATTCATACAAAAACTGGAACACCAGTCTGGCAAATTGGCCGATTGGGTCAGGGATTTACTGTGCCGGAAAAGCAACTTTGTCGTCACTTGTGCTCTGGCAAACAAGCTGGCCAGAATAGCCTGGGCCCTAACGGCACGACAGCAAACTTATGTAGCATAA
- a CDS encoding aldo/keto reductase has translation MRYKLFGKHSGLRVSELVLGAGTFGTRWGHGAGPDEVRRIVDTYADAGGNFIDTANGYQFGESEEILGDLLVGRRNQFVLATKYTSQTDPSEGILTSGNSRLSMIRSVEASLKRLKTDRIDLLWAHFPDQVTPSEEIVRGFDDLARAGKILYAGLSDFPAWRLARTATIAELRGAVPIAALQLEYSLVERTVEHEMLPAAHGLGLGIVAWSPLGGGMLTGKYRKGESGRREGFGGKVFQAEDSPQRTAILDAVEAVASEAGVTAGEVAIAWVAARGALPIIGPRTHEQLEQNLASVKLTLTPEQIGKLDQASAIPATFPHRMYTEPSTIQLYTGGKADLFDLPADPVA, from the coding sequence ATGCGTTACAAACTCTTTGGTAAACACTCGGGCCTGCGGGTATCAGAACTCGTATTGGGCGCCGGTACTTTTGGGACGCGCTGGGGACACGGCGCCGGACCTGACGAGGTTCGCCGCATCGTCGATACCTACGCCGATGCCGGTGGGAATTTCATCGACACCGCCAATGGCTATCAGTTTGGTGAATCCGAGGAGATCCTCGGTGACTTACTGGTTGGCCGCAGGAATCAATTCGTGCTGGCGACGAAGTATACGTCGCAGACGGACCCTTCGGAGGGCATCCTCACCAGTGGTAATAGCCGCCTGTCGATGATTCGCTCGGTAGAAGCGAGTCTGAAGCGCCTCAAAACCGACCGCATTGATCTGCTCTGGGCGCACTTTCCTGATCAGGTGACGCCGTCCGAGGAGATCGTCCGTGGTTTCGATGACCTCGCCCGGGCTGGTAAGATCCTCTACGCCGGGCTGTCCGATTTTCCCGCGTGGCGCCTGGCGCGTACTGCCACTATTGCCGAGCTGCGAGGCGCTGTGCCGATTGCCGCGCTGCAACTGGAATATAGCCTGGTCGAACGCACGGTTGAACACGAAATGCTGCCCGCTGCGCACGGACTCGGTCTTGGCATCGTCGCGTGGTCGCCGCTTGGCGGCGGTATGCTCACCGGTAAATATCGCAAAGGTGAAAGCGGACGCCGGGAAGGCTTCGGGGGCAAGGTTTTCCAGGCCGAAGATTCACCACAGCGGACCGCAATTCTTGATGCCGTCGAAGCCGTCGCCAGCGAGGCGGGTGTGACAGCGGGTGAGGTTGCCATCGCGTGGGTCGCCGCCAGGGGAGCGTTGCCGATCATCGGTCCTCGTACTCATGAGCAGCTCGAGCAAAACCTCGCCTCGGTGAAGCTCACGCTCACCCCTGAGCAAATCGGGAAGCTCGACCAGGCCAGCGCGATTCCGGCAACCTTCCCGCATCGGATGTATACCGAGCCGTCCACTATCCAGCTCTATACGGGTGGCAAAGCCGATCTGTTTGATTTGCCTGCTGACCCGGTAGCGTAA
- a CDS encoding TetR/AcrR family transcriptional regulator gives MKVSRAKAEENRRAVVKEAAKLFREHGIDGVALSGIMGAVGLTQGGFYKQFGSKDDLAVEACEQAMAANIDTLNSLINSSNGDVMAAIIDRYLSPEHRNNPAVGCAIAALVADVARREGPIRQSFENGIRGYSEVIEKALSRSQGETQNDMNALAILSMMVGALMLSRAVEDENLSRRILEAAADALPGSSKTAAFTEQ, from the coding sequence ATGAAAGTGAGTCGGGCGAAGGCCGAGGAGAATCGTCGCGCTGTTGTTAAGGAAGCAGCGAAACTTTTTCGCGAACACGGCATTGACGGTGTTGCTTTGAGCGGAATTATGGGTGCTGTGGGCCTGACGCAAGGCGGGTTCTACAAGCAGTTCGGGTCAAAAGATGATCTTGCGGTTGAAGCGTGCGAGCAGGCGATGGCGGCAAATATTGACACGCTGAATTCGCTCATTAACAGCAGCAATGGCGATGTGATGGCGGCGATCATCGACCGATATCTCTCGCCCGAGCACCGGAACAATCCCGCCGTGGGCTGCGCGATTGCTGCCCTGGTGGCGGACGTCGCCCGCCGGGAGGGGCCAATCCGCCAGAGTTTTGAGAACGGTATTCGGGGCTATTCAGAGGTTATTGAGAAAGCCCTTTCCCGTAGTCAGGGGGAGACACAAAACGATATGAATGCCCTCGCTATTCTGTCAATGATGGTCGGCGCGCTGATGTTGTCACGCGCCGTAGAAGACGAAAATTTGTCACGACGAATTCTGGAAGCTGCGGCTGACGCGTTACCTGGATCCAGCAAAACGGCTGCGTTCACCGAACAGTAG
- the gcvA gene encoding transcriptional regulator GcvA, producing MRDLPPTATLRTFEVATRHTTFTSAAAELFITQSAVSHQLKNLEEIWGVQLFERGKTLRLTPAGAALAPLVREFFSKLETTLADLREQKGRVRLRVNTTYSFALKWLLPRLPGLARLHPEILVTLESTDKAINFASTDSDVAIRFGHGNYPALHTEFMFREQLFPVASPALLQRFGIPDEPAELLRYPLLMRDGADLVPKWDVWFKFIGLNTDVLHESVRFADTNMTIEAALLGQGIALARSGHVEKEIADGSLVRLFDVPFPSPAAYYFVCPKGIETQPHIIHFRKWLLAESQQAQLSYR from the coding sequence ATGCGTGACCTCCCCCCTACCGCCACGCTGCGTACATTTGAAGTTGCCACCCGCCATACCACATTTACCTCAGCGGCCGCAGAGCTGTTTATTACACAAAGCGCGGTCAGTCATCAGCTGAAAAATCTGGAGGAAATCTGGGGCGTGCAGCTTTTTGAGCGAGGGAAAACCCTCAGGCTGACCCCGGCTGGTGCAGCGCTTGCTCCCCTGGTGCGCGAATTCTTTAGTAAGCTTGAAACCACACTTGCCGATCTTCGAGAGCAAAAAGGCCGGGTGCGATTGCGGGTTAATACCACTTACTCTTTCGCCCTGAAATGGCTGCTGCCCCGCCTGCCAGGTTTGGCACGTTTGCATCCGGAAATTCTGGTAACGCTGGAAAGCACTGACAAAGCCATCAATTTCGCCAGTACCGATTCCGATGTGGCGATCCGTTTTGGCCATGGTAATTATCCGGCGCTGCACACAGAATTTATGTTCCGCGAGCAGCTATTTCCGGTTGCCAGCCCGGCGCTATTACAACGTTTTGGCATACCCGACGAACCTGCCGAACTGCTGCGTTACCCCCTTCTTATGCGTGATGGCGCGGATCTGGTGCCGAAATGGGATGTCTGGTTTAAGTTTATCGGCCTGAACACGGATGTGCTGCATGAAAGCGTTCGTTTCGCGGATACTAATATGACGATTGAAGCCGCGCTACTCGGTCAGGGCATTGCATTAGCACGCAGCGGGCATGTTGAAAAAGAGATTGCTGATGGCAGTCTGGTGCGCCTCTTTGATGTGCCTTTTCCTTCCCCCGCCGCCTATTATTTCGTCTGCCCGAAAGGTATCGAAACGCAACCGCACATCATTCATTTCCGTAAATGGTTACTGGCGGAATCACAACAGGCGCAGCTCAGTTACCGTTGA
- a CDS encoding DMT family transporter has protein sequence MPIHIVLLTLFAALLHASWNALLRGGTDRLWSMTIMCLTIAVTCAATALFLPAPDSASWKYALLSALLHVGYNLCLIRSYRSGDFGQTYPIARGSSPLMVTCAAALFAGERIELSTLLGITLISVGILMLAAVGRKRVMSGLQYPLATGAFIAAYSVVDGMGVRVSGNALSYTVWMSALWGVMMPALYITLRDSKSLLCWRPDLLRAAGGGLVSLLAYGIIIYAMTAAPMGAVSALRETSVLFAAVLGYLFLGETLTLRKMLTCTMIAAGTLMIG, from the coding sequence ATGCCCATTCATATTGTTTTACTTACATTATTTGCCGCTCTGCTACATGCCAGCTGGAACGCCTTGTTGCGCGGCGGGACTGACCGGTTATGGTCGATGACCATTATGTGTCTGACGATCGCCGTGACCTGTGCCGCAACCGCACTGTTTTTGCCAGCCCCTGACAGCGCCAGCTGGAAATACGCGCTGCTCTCGGCACTGCTGCATGTCGGCTATAACCTGTGTCTGATACGCAGCTATCGGAGCGGAGATTTCGGCCAGACCTACCCGATAGCACGCGGTTCTTCACCACTGATGGTGACCTGTGCGGCGGCACTGTTCGCCGGGGAAAGAATTGAACTGAGCACCCTTCTCGGTATCACACTCATTTCCGTCGGCATCCTGATGCTTGCCGCCGTTGGGCGCAAACGGGTGATGTCAGGTTTGCAATATCCCCTTGCTACAGGGGCGTTTATCGCCGCGTATAGCGTCGTGGATGGTATGGGTGTGCGCGTCTCCGGCAACGCGCTTTCCTATACCGTATGGATGAGCGCATTATGGGGTGTGATGATGCCAGCACTCTATATCACATTGCGCGACAGTAAAAGTTTGCTCTGCTGGCGACCCGATTTACTCCGTGCGGCAGGGGGCGGTCTTGTTTCGCTGCTCGCTTACGGCATCATCATTTATGCCATGACAGCAGCGCCAATGGGGGCTGTCTCTGCATTACGTGAAACCAGCGTGTTGTTTGCCGCTGTGCTGGGTTATCTGTTTCTCGGCGAAACGTTAACGCTGAGAAAAATGCTGACGTGCACAATGATTGCCGCCGGTACGCTGATGATAGGTTAA
- a CDS encoding oxidoreductase has protein sequence MSDHLSIALVGPGAIGTTIAAVLHEVDRTPVLCGRTAHSQLILRHDEGEIVVPGPVLSNPATISHPFDLVFVALKTTQVADSAGWLAALCDENTVVCALQNGVEQETQLKPFVNGAKVLPSVVWFPAQREPDASVWLRARPRLTLPHVPQVKRVVDALAGTRCAVELSADFISIAWRKLLQNAVAGLMVLANRRAGMFAREDITELALAYLRECLTVARAEGAELPDSVLQEIIDGFHRAPADLSTSILADRQANRPMEWDIRNGVIQRYGRLHQIPTPISDVVVPLLAAGSEGPG, from the coding sequence ATGTCTGACCATCTCTCGATTGCGCTTGTTGGTCCGGGGGCTATCGGTACGACCATCGCCGCTGTACTTCACGAAGTTGACCGTACCCCCGTTCTTTGCGGGCGCACCGCGCATTCGCAGTTAATTTTGCGTCATGATGAGGGTGAAATTGTCGTACCAGGTCCGGTACTGAGCAATCCGGCGACGATAAGCCACCCGTTCGATCTGGTGTTTGTCGCGTTGAAAACGACTCAGGTCGCTGACAGCGCCGGGTGGCTGGCCGCATTGTGCGATGAAAATACTGTTGTGTGCGCACTGCAAAATGGCGTCGAACAGGAAACACAGCTGAAACCCTTTGTTAACGGCGCAAAAGTGTTGCCGTCGGTGGTGTGGTTCCCGGCCCAGCGCGAGCCTGATGCTTCGGTATGGTTACGCGCCAGACCGCGCCTGACGCTGCCGCATGTGCCGCAGGTAAAACGGGTTGTAGATGCGCTCGCGGGCACGCGCTGCGCGGTTGAGCTGTCTGCTGATTTTATCTCCATCGCCTGGCGCAAACTGTTGCAGAACGCCGTCGCGGGTCTGATGGTGCTGGCGAATCGCCGTGCCGGAATGTTCGCCCGCGAGGATATCACTGAACTGGCGCTGGCTTATCTGCGCGAATGTCTGACGGTAGCCCGTGCGGAAGGCGCAGAACTGCCCGATAGCGTTCTGCAGGAGATCATCGACGGTTTTCATCGCGCCCCTGCGGATTTAAGTACCTCTATTCTCGCCGACCGTCAGGCCAATCGCCCGATGGAGTGGGATATCCGCAACGGCGTGATACAGCGTTATGGTCGCTTACATCAGATTCCAACGCCCATCAGTGACGTCGTGGTGCCGCTGCTGGCGGCAGGAAGTGAGGGGCCAGGTTGA